Proteins from one Thermoanaerobaculia bacterium genomic window:
- a CDS encoding Xaa-Pro peptidase family protein → MTLRTWSRRSLLGGAAAGFAASLVPVRAGEGTPAPHGLAPLPAPLPKEAFRERQEKVRQALAHRRIDALFVTPSTNLRYLANLSIGRSERLTALLLPAKGPATVVTPFFERPRSEKTGAFDRIETWQESEDPFALCGRILGTGRTVAVEGSTALHTAESLRASAGAVLRDGTEILDALRSVKSEAEQGFIRAAGIRTVAAIEATWARLRAGMTETEGARILAEEFARVGTPSDGLVQFGPSSALPHGGPGGRRLAPGDVVLIDCGCEVEGYTSDITRTAAFGRAADKVKRVYDVVERAQRAGIATLAAGVPCEKADAAARKVIVDAGFGPYFTHRVGHGLGMDGHETPYLVAGNARPLVAGNVETVEPGIYLPDEFGVRIEDDFAVTAGGRQRLSPEAAGSGLRILPA, encoded by the coding sequence ATGACGCTTCGAACATGGTCCCGGCGATCCCTCCTGGGCGGCGCCGCCGCCGGATTCGCGGCTTCCCTGGTCCCGGTTCGCGCGGGGGAGGGGACCCCCGCTCCGCATGGCCTGGCGCCGCTTCCCGCGCCGCTCCCGAAGGAAGCCTTCCGCGAGCGCCAGGAGAAGGTTCGCCAGGCCCTGGCGCACCGGCGAATCGACGCGCTCTTCGTCACGCCCAGCACGAATCTCCGCTACCTCGCCAACCTGTCGATCGGCCGGAGCGAGCGGCTCACGGCGCTGCTCCTTCCGGCGAAGGGGCCGGCGACCGTCGTCACGCCCTTCTTCGAGAGGCCGCGGTCCGAGAAGACGGGGGCCTTCGACCGCATCGAGACGTGGCAGGAATCGGAGGACCCCTTCGCTCTCTGCGGCCGCATCCTCGGCACGGGCCGGACCGTCGCCGTCGAGGGATCCACCGCGCTCCACACGGCGGAGAGCCTGCGGGCGTCGGCCGGCGCGGTGCTCCGCGACGGGACCGAGATCCTCGACGCGCTGCGCTCGGTCAAGTCGGAGGCGGAGCAGGGCTTCATCCGCGCCGCCGGGATCCGCACGGTCGCCGCGATCGAAGCGACGTGGGCGCGGCTGCGCGCCGGAATGACGGAGACGGAGGGCGCGCGGATCCTCGCGGAGGAGTTCGCGCGCGTCGGCACGCCTTCGGACGGCCTCGTGCAGTTCGGCCCGTCGAGCGCGCTGCCCCACGGCGGCCCGGGCGGCCGGCGGCTCGCGCCGGGCGACGTGGTGCTGATCGACTGCGGATGCGAGGTCGAGGGGTACACCTCCGACATCACCCGCACGGCGGCGTTCGGCCGCGCGGCCGACAAGGTCAAGCGGGTGTACGACGTCGTCGAGCGCGCGCAGCGCGCGGGCATCGCGACGCTCGCCGCCGGCGTCCCGTGCGAAAAGGCCGACGCGGCGGCCCGGAAGGTGATCGTCGACGCCGGGTTCGGCCCCTACTTCACGCACCGGGTCGGCCACGGGCTCGGCATGGACGGGCACGAGACGCCGTACCTCGTCGCGGGCAACGCCCGGCCTCTCGTCGCCGGCAACGTCGAGACGGTCGAGCCCGGGATCTACCTCCCGGACGAATTCGGCGTCCGGATCGAGGACGACTTCGCCGTGACCGCCGGAGGGCGTCAGAGGCTTTCCCCGGAGGCGGCCGGATCCGGACTCCGAATCCTGCCGGCGTGA